One Streptomyces mobaraensis NBRC 13819 = DSM 40847 DNA segment encodes these proteins:
- a CDS encoding nitroreductase family protein, whose product MSTSVQWTPTHGEPYRPVPYRPARMPAEESLARAAELRERMADRRTVRRFSADPVPERVVRDAIACAATAPSGAHQQPWTFVLVKDPEVRARIRAAAEEEERVSYAGRLGEEWLAALRPLGTDEVKPHLTDAPALIVVFQQRYWLGPDGERRKHYYVDESVGIAVGMLLSALHLSGLAALVHTPSPMRFLGEVLGRPVNEKAFAVIPVGYPADDCQVPDLVRKSLDQVLVEV is encoded by the coding sequence ATGTCGACCTCAGTGCAGTGGACACCCACCCATGGCGAGCCCTACCGGCCGGTCCCCTACCGGCCCGCGCGGATGCCCGCCGAGGAGTCGCTCGCGCGCGCCGCGGAGCTGCGGGAGCGGATGGCGGACCGCAGGACCGTACGCCGGTTCTCGGCCGATCCGGTGCCGGAGCGCGTGGTGCGGGACGCGATCGCCTGCGCGGCCACGGCGCCGTCCGGGGCGCACCAGCAGCCGTGGACGTTCGTCCTGGTGAAGGACCCCGAGGTACGGGCGCGGATCCGGGCGGCGGCCGAGGAGGAGGAGCGCGTCTCGTACGCCGGGCGGCTCGGCGAGGAGTGGCTGGCGGCGCTGCGTCCGCTGGGCACGGACGAGGTGAAGCCGCATCTGACGGACGCGCCGGCGCTGATCGTGGTCTTCCAGCAGCGGTACTGGCTGGGGCCGGACGGGGAGCGGCGCAAGCACTACTACGTGGACGAGTCGGTGGGCATCGCGGTCGGGATGCTGCTGTCGGCGCTGCACCTGTCGGGGCTGGCGGCGCTGGTGCACACGCCGAGTCCGATGCGCTTCCTGGGGGAGGTGCTGGGGCGGCCGGTGAACGAGAAGGCGTTCGCGGTGATCCCGGTGGGGTATCCGGCGGACGACTGCCAGGTGCCGGACCTGGTGCGGAAGAGCCTTGACCAGGTGCTGGTGGAGGTCTGA
- a CDS encoding transglycosylase SLT domain-containing protein: protein MRSTISGYSRLTKVHKFSAAGIAAAGLAAVALAVVPSGSTEGEQQAAIGVKPVAWNAKAFGTEAQRDELVKQSDTAAGKARAEAEAKKKAAAEAKAKAEKERAEKEAASRSAARQPVKAAPAAPAKTAAPAPKTYANNLDGWIREALDIMKAKGIPGTYDGIYRNIMRESTGNPQAINNWDSNAAAGIPSKGLLQVIDPTFKAYHVDGTSWDIYDPVANITAACNYAAAVYGSMDNVNSAY from the coding sequence ATGCGCTCCACCATCTCCGGCTATAGCCGTCTCACCAAGGTCCACAAGTTCTCCGCCGCGGGCATCGCCGCGGCCGGCCTGGCGGCGGTGGCGCTCGCCGTCGTCCCGAGCGGCTCCACCGAGGGTGAGCAGCAGGCCGCGATCGGCGTGAAGCCCGTCGCGTGGAACGCCAAGGCGTTCGGCACCGAGGCCCAGCGCGACGAGCTGGTGAAGCAGTCCGACACCGCCGCCGGCAAGGCCCGCGCGGAGGCGGAGGCCAAGAAGAAGGCCGCCGCCGAGGCGAAGGCCAAGGCGGAGAAGGAGCGCGCCGAGAAGGAGGCCGCGAGCCGGTCCGCCGCGCGCCAGCCGGTCAAGGCCGCGCCCGCCGCGCCGGCCAAGACCGCCGCCCCGGCGCCGAAGACCTACGCGAACAACCTCGACGGCTGGATCCGCGAGGCCCTGGACATCATGAAGGCCAAGGGCATCCCGGGCACCTACGACGGCATCTACCGCAACATCATGCGGGAGTCGACGGGCAACCCGCAGGCCATCAACAACTGGGACTCGAACGCCGCCGCGGGCATCCCCTCCAAGGGCCTGCTCCAGGTGATCGACCCGACCTTCAAGGCGTACCACGTCGACGGCACCTCCTGGGACATCTACGACCCGGTCGCCAACATCACCGCCGCCTGCAACTACGCGGCCGCGGTCTACGGCTCGATGGACAACGTCAACTCGGCTTACTGA
- a CDS encoding streptophobe family protein: MTITSGRRPARGVHMIVFAVAGVGWAFLAMAGVAALGLHLLGADAAGELGPMTAAVTVLAVGGSVEPSGALEAFGIRGADAHTAIELTPLGVSLVGALVLGWSFARSLRAAGPVVGGRELALRAGAVASVFLLLLGGLAWAGSSTLTFQGEGLGLGDAAKNGPKLEIPGVGDIGDIGGIGGGLADRLADLARAKADVGFSVRTGPSLLGGALWVAAVLLVAVLAARRSPLPRGAGALHRTVRPAASALVTVLVLAVAAGWAAALVAAVGDDHPRRVAGGALLGAPNGVWLGLPLGLFVPWHGRAAGTLTKVLPSPFDELLAGGTDRQITVGRLAEYDGRVWLLAVGCAVALLLAGVLTAVRTPRGASHGASPGVFPGASPGARGAVAYAVRCGLALGAVTAAALPLLVLATRVKADAGLSVLGVDAVGAGLDLRGNGLLAAVLGAAWGLAAGTVGGLLACATGAAGRGAVAYAREGRGERVGRGGREEGDGWGQGGAAPVSGGAGRPGAGYDGSGYGGSGYGGSGYGHPAGGTAGGGAGGSGGGADGGADGGGGGGGGAGGSAGGGGDDVPGPHRPSPGYRPARDDTNPYLRPEPRPRPGTPPGPRVDPSATTSTGPAADPSPGARRGPRPAPPQERPRRPYGSPPPPPPPPPPAPRGWPGPDGRPPRG; this comes from the coding sequence ATGACCATCACCAGCGGACGGCGCCCGGCGCGGGGCGTCCACATGATCGTCTTCGCGGTGGCGGGGGTGGGCTGGGCGTTCCTCGCCATGGCGGGGGTGGCGGCGCTGGGGCTGCACCTGCTGGGCGCGGACGCGGCCGGTGAGCTGGGGCCGATGACGGCCGCGGTGACCGTTCTCGCGGTGGGCGGGTCCGTCGAGCCGTCGGGGGCGCTGGAGGCGTTCGGGATCCGGGGCGCCGACGCGCACACCGCCATCGAGCTGACGCCGTTGGGTGTGAGCCTGGTGGGGGCGCTGGTGCTGGGCTGGTCGTTCGCCCGGTCGCTGCGGGCGGCGGGGCCGGTGGTCGGCGGCCGTGAACTCGCCTTGCGCGCCGGGGCGGTGGCCTCGGTGTTCCTGCTGCTGCTCGGCGGACTGGCCTGGGCCGGCTCGTCCACCCTCACCTTCCAGGGGGAAGGGCTCGGCCTCGGCGACGCGGCGAAGAACGGGCCGAAGCTGGAGATTCCCGGTGTCGGCGACATCGGGGACATCGGAGGAATAGGGGGCGGCCTCGCCGACCGGCTGGCCGACCTCGCCCGGGCCAAGGCGGACGTCGGATTCTCCGTACGCACCGGGCCCTCCCTGCTGGGCGGCGCGCTCTGGGTGGCGGCCGTGCTGCTGGTCGCCGTACTCGCCGCGCGCCGGTCACCGCTGCCGCGCGGCGCCGGCGCCCTCCACCGGACGGTACGGCCGGCGGCCTCGGCGCTGGTCACCGTCCTCGTCCTGGCCGTCGCCGCCGGGTGGGCCGCGGCGCTGGTCGCCGCGGTCGGCGACGACCACCCCCGGCGGGTGGCCGGCGGCGCGCTGCTCGGGGCGCCGAACGGGGTGTGGCTCGGGCTGCCCCTCGGCCTCTTCGTCCCCTGGCACGGCCGGGCCGCGGGAACGCTGACCAAGGTCCTCCCCTCCCCGTTCGACGAGCTGCTGGCCGGGGGCACCGACCGGCAGATCACCGTGGGCCGGCTGGCGGAGTACGACGGGCGGGTGTGGCTGCTGGCGGTCGGGTGCGCGGTGGCCCTGCTCCTGGCCGGGGTGCTCACGGCGGTGCGGACGCCTCGGGGGGCTTCGCACGGGGCTTCTCCGGGGGTTTTCCCGGGGGCTTCTCCGGGAGCGCGGGGCGCGGTGGCGTACGCGGTGCGGTGCGGGCTCGCGCTGGGCGCGGTGACGGCCGCGGCGCTGCCGCTGCTCGTCCTGGCGACGCGGGTGAAGGCGGACGCCGGGCTTTCGGTGCTGGGCGTCGACGCGGTGGGCGCCGGGCTCGACCTGCGGGGGAACGGGCTCCTCGCGGCAGTCCTCGGAGCGGCGTGGGGCCTGGCGGCCGGGACGGTGGGCGGGCTGCTCGCGTGCGCCACGGGGGCGGCGGGGCGGGGGGCCGTGGCGTACGCGCGGGAAGGGCGAGGAGAACGCGTAGGACGAGGAGGCCGAGAAGAAGGGGACGGGTGGGGGCAGGGAGGGGCAGCACCGGTATCGGGAGGGGCGGGGAGGCCGGGCGCGGGATACGACGGCTCGGGGTATGGCGGCTCGGGGTATGGCGGCTCGGGGTATGGGCACCCGGCCGGTGGGACGGCGGGTGGAGGCGCGGGCGGTTCGGGCGGCGGAGCGGACGGCGGAGCGGACGGCGGGGGCGGAGGCGGCGGGGGCGCGGGAGGTTCCGCCGGTGGGGGTGGGGACGACGTGCCCGGGCCGCACCGGCCGTCGCCCGGCTACCGTCCGGCGCGGGACGACACCAATCCCTATCTGCGCCCGGAGCCCCGGCCCCGGCCGGGTACTCCGCCGGGCCCCCGGGTCGACCCCTCGGCCACCACCTCGACCGGGCCCGCGGCCGACCCGTCCCCCGGTGCCCGGCGCGGGCCGCGGCCCGCGCCGCCGCAGGAGCGTCCCCGCCGTCCGTACGGGAGCCCGCCGCCGCCTCCGCCGCCGCCACCGCCCGCACCCCGGGGGTGGCCGGGACCGGACGGCCGGCCGCCGCGCGGGTAG
- the serB gene encoding phosphoserine phosphatase SerB: MSAPLPPPVTPAAGDDVPTLLVKIFGKDRPGITAGLFDTLAAYAVDVVDIEQVVTRGRITLCALVTAPAGGAAAEGGLRSTVHSWAESMHLQTEIISGRGDNRPRGTGRSHVTVLGHPLTAESTAAIAARITGTGGNIDRIFRLAKYPVTAVEFAVSGAETEALRTALAIEAAKLGVDVAVVAAGLQRRAQRLVVMDVDSTLIQDEVIELFAAHAGCEAEVAEVTARAMRGELDFEQSLHARVALLEGLPESVVDKVRAEVRLTPGARTLIRTLKRLGFQVGVVSGGFTQVTDDLRERLGLDFASANTLEIVDGRLTGRVTGEIVDRAGKARLLRRFAAEAGVPLSQTVAIGDGANDLDMLNAAGLGVAFNAKPVVREAAHTAVNVPFLDTVLYLLGVTREEVEAANTHE, from the coding sequence ATGAGCGCACCGTTGCCCCCGCCCGTCACCCCCGCCGCCGGTGACGACGTGCCCACCCTCCTCGTCAAGATCTTCGGGAAGGACCGGCCGGGCATCACCGCCGGTCTCTTCGACACGCTCGCCGCCTACGCGGTCGACGTCGTCGACATCGAACAGGTCGTCACCCGAGGCCGGATCACCCTCTGCGCGCTGGTCACCGCGCCCGCCGGAGGTGCCGCGGCCGAGGGCGGCCTGCGGTCGACCGTGCACAGCTGGGCCGAGTCCATGCACCTCCAGACGGAGATCATCTCGGGTCGCGGCGACAACAGGCCGCGTGGCACGGGCCGTTCCCACGTCACGGTGCTGGGACACCCGCTCACCGCCGAGTCCACGGCCGCCATCGCCGCCCGTATCACCGGCACCGGCGGCAATATCGACCGTATCTTCCGTCTCGCCAAGTACCCCGTGACGGCCGTGGAGTTCGCGGTCTCCGGCGCCGAGACGGAGGCGTTGCGCACCGCGCTGGCGATAGAGGCGGCGAAGCTCGGGGTGGACGTCGCCGTCGTGGCCGCCGGGTTGCAGCGGCGGGCGCAGCGCCTGGTGGTGATGGACGTCGACTCGACGCTGATCCAGGACGAGGTCATCGAGCTGTTCGCGGCCCACGCGGGCTGTGAGGCCGAGGTGGCCGAGGTGACCGCGCGGGCGATGCGCGGCGAGCTGGACTTCGAACAGTCGTTGCACGCGCGGGTGGCGCTCCTGGAGGGCCTGCCCGAGTCGGTGGTGGACAAGGTACGCGCGGAGGTGCGGCTGACGCCCGGCGCCCGGACCCTGATCCGCACCCTGAAGCGGCTGGGGTTCCAGGTGGGCGTGGTGTCCGGGGGGTTCACCCAGGTCACCGACGACCTGCGGGAGCGGCTGGGGCTGGACTTCGCCTCGGCCAACACCCTGGAGATCGTGGACGGCAGGCTGACCGGCCGGGTCACCGGCGAGATCGTGGACCGGGCGGGCAAGGCGCGACTGCTGCGCCGGTTCGCCGCCGAGGCCGGAGTGCCGCTCTCCCAGACGGTCGCGATCGGTGACGGCGCCAACGACCTCGACATGCTCAACGCGGCCGGCCTGGGCGTCGCGTTCAACGCCAAGCCGGTGGTCCGGGAGGCGGCGCACACGGCGGTGAACGTGCCGTTCCTGGACACGGTGCTGTACCTGCTGGGCGTCACCCGTGAAGAGGTCGAGGCGGCGAACACGCACGAGTGA
- a CDS encoding SixA phosphatase family protein — translation MSADMTRRIVLFRHAKAEWSDVDDHERPLADRGRKDAPAAGRWLAGSGVVPDLALCSTAARTRETWKLAVSELPQRPRTVYEERLYEASLGELIALLNEVSDEVGDLVVVGHNPGMHALADALSGEADGDLLARMNRSGYPTSAIAVISFTGSWKSVEHGVGRLVAFWAPHA, via the coding sequence ATGAGCGCCGACATGACCCGCAGGATCGTCCTCTTCCGCCACGCCAAGGCCGAATGGTCCGACGTCGACGACCACGAGCGACCGCTCGCCGACCGCGGGCGCAAGGACGCTCCCGCCGCGGGCCGCTGGCTCGCCGGTTCGGGTGTCGTCCCCGACCTGGCCCTGTGCTCGACAGCGGCCCGCACCCGCGAGACCTGGAAGCTCGCCGTCTCCGAGCTGCCCCAGCGCCCCCGGACGGTGTACGAGGAGCGGCTCTACGAGGCATCCCTCGGCGAGCTGATCGCCCTGCTCAACGAGGTGTCCGACGAGGTGGGCGACCTCGTCGTGGTGGGACACAACCCGGGCATGCACGCCCTGGCGGACGCCCTGTCGGGCGAGGCCGACGGCGACCTGCTGGCCCGGATGAACCGCTCGGGGTACCCCACTTCGGCCATCGCGGTGATCAGCTTCACCGGTTCGTGGAAGAGCGTCGAGCACGGGGTCGGCCGACTGGTCGCCTTCTGGGCGCCGCACGCCTGA
- a CDS encoding SGM_5486 family transporter-associated protein has protein sequence MPVLEPNPQNGQKTLLAILGAMLGITVVIGIIATIAAG, from the coding sequence ATGCCCGTCCTCGAACCCAACCCCCAGAACGGCCAGAAGACGCTCCTGGCCATCCTCGGCGCGATGCTCGGCATCACCGTCGTCATCGGCATCATCGCGACGATCGCCGCCGGCTGA
- a CDS encoding CynX/NimT family MFS transporter: MTGSAAGKEPTTATASEETPLLEEKPLSEGTPHRIVTGTARAAASPWPRRFLALGLVLAALNLRPAVTSLGALMEEVRDGLGMNGTVAGLLTSIPSLCFAVLGPAAPRLARRWGPAAVVCAGLAAVATGLALRPFAGGVAGFLLLSALALAGIAVGNVLMPVVVKRWFPDRVGPMTGLYSMALTGGAAITAAGTVPLADAMGGGWRPGLAVWALLALAAALPWAVISRRPGERPERAAREAAVAGTVPDRPSGGIASEGAATGTTSERPVTGTAPKGAERAEATTPNAAPHGAHAPRSADADDARAPRITSSPTAWALAVFFGLQATGAYITMGWMPQIFRDAGVSASTAGLLAAVTMLMGVPFSFLLPRLAARLRNQGPLVVALVACGLAGYTGLWLAPVGGSWAWAVLLGIANSSFPLALTMIGMRARTGAGVVRLSAFAQSVGYLISIPGPLLVGRLYQQTGGWGLPIALLAALMVPQAVAGVLAGRNRSVEDEFRIR, encoded by the coding sequence ATGACAGGTTCAGCAGCAGGCAAGGAGCCCACGACGGCCACGGCCTCCGAGGAGACGCCCCTCCTCGAAGAGAAGCCCCTTTCCGAGGGGACGCCCCACCGCATCGTGACAGGGACCGCGCGGGCGGCCGCTTCGCCCTGGCCGCGGCGGTTCCTCGCCCTCGGCCTGGTGCTGGCGGCCCTCAACCTCCGGCCGGCCGTCACCAGCCTCGGCGCCCTCATGGAGGAGGTGCGGGACGGGCTCGGCATGAACGGCACCGTCGCCGGACTGCTCACCTCCATCCCCTCCCTCTGCTTCGCGGTCCTCGGCCCCGCCGCCCCCCGGCTGGCCCGCCGCTGGGGCCCGGCGGCCGTCGTCTGCGCCGGTCTCGCGGCCGTCGCCACCGGGCTGGCGCTCCGCCCGTTCGCGGGTGGCGTCGCGGGGTTCCTGCTGCTCAGCGCGCTGGCGCTGGCCGGTATCGCGGTGGGCAACGTGCTGATGCCGGTCGTGGTGAAGCGCTGGTTCCCGGACCGCGTCGGCCCGATGACGGGCCTGTACTCCATGGCCCTCACCGGCGGCGCGGCCATCACCGCGGCCGGCACGGTGCCGCTGGCGGACGCGATGGGCGGCGGCTGGCGGCCGGGCCTCGCCGTGTGGGCGCTGCTCGCCCTGGCCGCCGCGCTGCCCTGGGCGGTCATCTCCCGCCGTCCGGGCGAACGGCCGGAACGCGCCGCGCGGGAGGCGGCGGTCGCTGGAACCGTGCCGGATCGTCCGTCCGGCGGGATCGCGTCAGAGGGCGCGGCCACCGGAACCACGTCCGAGCGCCCGGTCACCGGGACCGCGCCAAAGGGTGCGGAACGCGCCGAAGCGACCACCCCGAACGCCGCCCCGCACGGCGCGCACGCCCCCCGAAGCGCCGACGCCGACGACGCGCGCGCCCCGCGCATCACCAGCAGCCCCACCGCCTGGGCCCTGGCGGTCTTCTTCGGCCTCCAGGCCACCGGCGCGTACATCACCATGGGCTGGATGCCCCAGATCTTCCGCGACGCGGGCGTCTCGGCCTCGACCGCCGGACTGCTGGCGGCGGTGACGATGCTGATGGGCGTCCCGTTCTCCTTCCTGCTGCCGCGCCTCGCGGCCCGGCTGCGGAACCAGGGCCCCCTCGTCGTCGCGCTGGTCGCCTGCGGTCTGGCGGGGTACACCGGGCTGTGGCTCGCCCCGGTGGGCGGCTCCTGGGCCTGGGCGGTGCTGCTCGGCATCGCCAACAGCTCCTTCCCGCTGGCCCTGACGATGATCGGGATGCGTGCGCGGACCGGCGCCGGGGTCGTCCGGCTGTCCGCCTTCGCCCAGAGCGTCGGATACCTGATCTCCATTCCCGGGCCGCTGCTGGTGGGCCGGCTCTACCAGCAGACCGGCGGCTGGGGCCTGCCGATCGCCCTGCTGGCCGCGCTGATGGTCCCGCAGGCCGTCGCCGGGGTGCTGGCCGGCCGGAACCGGAGCGTCGAGGACGAGTTCCGGATCCGCTGA
- a CDS encoding FadR/GntR family transcriptional regulator — protein sequence MPLTSPHKAPLVDQVITQLRTQITSGEWPVGSRIPTEPELVERLGVARNTVREAVRALAHNGLLAIRQGSGTYVVATSELAGVMSRRFARADPRHVAELRSALETKAAALAAERRTDADLRQLELLLERRATAWRSGDLERFVEADATFHTTVVAAAHNEVLAALYADLGFVVREFLRADVGTEPRPRALTDHGRLVEAIRAGDAVAAAAEASEHPYVSREERGGQPGA from the coding sequence ATGCCACTGACCTCGCCCCACAAGGCCCCCTTGGTCGATCAGGTCATCACACAACTGCGGACCCAGATCACGTCCGGTGAATGGCCGGTCGGCTCCCGCATCCCCACCGAGCCGGAACTCGTCGAACGGCTCGGCGTCGCCCGCAACACCGTCCGGGAGGCGGTGCGCGCCCTCGCGCACAACGGGCTGCTCGCGATCCGGCAGGGCTCCGGCACCTACGTCGTCGCCACCAGCGAACTCGCCGGCGTGATGAGCCGGCGCTTCGCCCGGGCCGATCCGCGGCACGTCGCCGAGCTGCGCAGCGCCCTGGAGACGAAGGCCGCCGCGCTGGCCGCGGAGCGGCGGACCGACGCGGACCTGCGCCAACTCGAGCTCCTGCTGGAGCGCCGGGCGACCGCCTGGCGCTCGGGGGATCTGGAACGGTTCGTCGAGGCCGACGCCACGTTCCACACCACCGTCGTCGCCGCCGCGCACAACGAGGTGCTGGCCGCCCTCTACGCCGATCTCGGTTTCGTCGTACGGGAGTTCCTGCGCGCGGACGTCGGTACCGAGCCGCGGCCTCGGGCGCTGACCGATCACGGGCGGCTCGTCGAGGCGATCCGGGCCGGGGACGCGGTGGCCGCGGCGGCGGAGGCGAGCGAGCATCCGTACGTGTCGCGGGAGGAGCGTGGCGGTCAGCCCGGCGCGTGA
- the fabI gene encoding enoyl-ACP reductase FabI — protein sequence MSGILAGKRILVTGVLTEQSIAFQAAKVAQNEGAEVILTGFGRLSLVERIAKRLPKPAPVIELDVTNQEHLDGLAAKVREHIGDDVPLDGIVHSIAFGPQGAFNFLEATWEDVSTAVQVSAYSYKSLAMALLPLMREGASIVGLTFDAQIAWPKYDWMGVAKAALEGTNRYLARDLGPKGIRCNLVSAGPIKSMAAKSIPGFEELADVWNHRAPIGWDLADPEPAGRGVVGMLSDFFPRTTGEIVHVDGGVHMMGA from the coding sequence ATGAGTGGAATCCTCGCAGGCAAGCGCATCCTGGTCACGGGTGTCCTCACCGAGCAGTCGATCGCCTTCCAGGCCGCCAAGGTGGCCCAGAACGAGGGCGCCGAGGTCATCCTGACCGGCTTCGGCCGGCTCTCCCTGGTCGAGCGCATCGCCAAGCGGCTCCCGAAGCCCGCGCCGGTGATCGAGCTGGACGTCACCAACCAGGAGCACCTCGACGGCCTCGCCGCCAAGGTGCGCGAGCACATCGGCGACGACGTGCCCCTCGACGGCATCGTGCACTCCATCGCCTTCGGCCCCCAGGGCGCCTTCAACTTCCTCGAGGCCACCTGGGAGGACGTCTCCACGGCCGTCCAGGTCTCGGCGTACTCCTACAAGTCGCTGGCCATGGCCCTGCTGCCGCTGATGCGCGAGGGCGCCTCCATCGTCGGCCTCACCTTCGACGCGCAGATCGCCTGGCCGAAGTACGACTGGATGGGCGTGGCCAAGGCGGCCCTGGAGGGCACCAACCGCTACCTCGCCCGTGACCTGGGCCCCAAGGGCATCCGCTGCAACCTGGTCTCGGCCGGCCCGATCAAGTCGATGGCCGCCAAGTCCATCCCGGGCTTCGAGGAGCTCGCGGACGTCTGGAACCACCGCGCCCCCATCGGCTGGGACCTGGCCGACCCGGAGCCGGCCGGCCGCGGCGTCGTCGGCATGCTGTCGGACTTCTTCCCGCGCACGACGGGCGAGATCGTGCACGTCGACGGCGGCGTGCACATGATGGGTGCCTGA
- the fabG gene encoding 3-oxoacyl-[acyl-carrier-protein] reductase: MSRSVLVTGGNRGIGLAIARAFADAGDKVAVTYRSGEPPAALLDQGCLAVKCDITDPEQVEQAFKEIEEKQGAVEVLVANAGVTRDQLLLRMSEEDFASVVETNLTGTFRVVKRASRPMLRARKGRVVLISSVVGMLGSAGQANYAASKAGLIGFARSVARELGSRNITVNVVAPGFVDTDMTRVLSDEQRAGIVANVPLGRYAQPEEIAASVRFLASEEAAYITGAVIPVDGGLGMGH, translated from the coding sequence TTGAGCCGCTCGGTTCTCGTCACCGGAGGAAACCGGGGCATCGGCCTCGCCATCGCGCGCGCGTTCGCCGACGCGGGCGACAAGGTCGCCGTCACCTACCGCTCGGGCGAACCCCCGGCCGCGCTCTTGGATCAGGGGTGCCTGGCCGTCAAGTGCGACATCACGGACCCGGAGCAGGTCGAGCAGGCGTTCAAGGAGATCGAGGAGAAGCAGGGCGCGGTCGAGGTGCTGGTGGCCAACGCCGGCGTCACCCGCGACCAGCTGCTGCTCCGCATGTCCGAGGAGGACTTCGCCTCGGTCGTGGAGACCAACCTCACCGGGACGTTCCGCGTCGTCAAGCGCGCCTCCCGGCCCATGCTCCGCGCCCGCAAGGGCCGCGTGGTGCTGATCTCCTCCGTGGTGGGCATGCTGGGCTCGGCCGGGCAGGCGAACTACGCGGCGTCCAAGGCCGGCCTCATCGGCTTCGCCCGCTCCGTCGCCCGCGAGCTGGGTTCCCGGAACATCACCGTCAACGTCGTCGCCCCCGGTTTCGTGGACACCGACATGACGCGCGTGCTCAGCGACGAGCAGCGCGCGGGGATCGTGGCCAACGTTCCGCTGGGCCGCTACGCGCAGCCCGAGGAGATCGCCGCCTCGGTCCGCTTCCTCGCCTCCGAAGAGGCCGCATACATCACCGGAGCCGTCATTCCTGTCGACGGCGGATTGGGCATGGGTCACTGA
- a CDS encoding TldD/PmbA family protein, which yields MPHAIDASFLALPLRPLADAALARARALGADHADFRLERVRNASWRLRDARLAGSADTTDLGYAVRVVHGGAWGFAAGTELTMDAAARVAGQAVAMARLAGKVTAAAGSGDRVELADEPVYADRTWVSPYERDPFAVPAAERTALLADYSARLLAADGVAHADASLVAIHENKFYADTAGTVTTQQRVRVHPQLTAVAVDPAGGVETMRTLAPPTARGWEYLTGTGWDWDAELAELPELLAAKVRAPSVRPGAYDLVIDPSNLWLTIHESIGHATELDRALGYEAAYAGTSFAAPDRLGTLVYGSPLMNVTGDRTAEHGLASVGYDDEGVAAQEWDIVRDGILVGWQLDRRIARLHGLGRSNGCSYADSPSHMPVQRMANVSLRPAPDGPSTEELIAGVDRGIYVVGNRSWSIDQQRYNFQFTGQRFYRIERGRLAGQLRDVAYQATTTDFWGSMTAVGGPETYVLGGAFNCGKAQPGQIAAVSHGCPSALFRGVNVLNTVREAGR from the coding sequence GTGCCGCACGCCATCGACGCGTCATTCCTCGCACTGCCCCTGCGCCCGCTCGCCGACGCCGCCCTCGCCCGCGCCCGCGCGCTGGGCGCCGACCACGCCGACTTCCGTCTGGAACGGGTGCGCAACGCCTCCTGGCGGCTGCGGGACGCCCGGCTCGCGGGGTCCGCGGACACCACGGACCTGGGGTACGCGGTGCGCGTGGTGCACGGCGGGGCCTGGGGTTTCGCCGCCGGGACGGAGCTGACGATGGACGCCGCCGCCCGGGTGGCCGGCCAGGCCGTGGCCATGGCCCGGCTGGCGGGGAAGGTGACCGCCGCGGCCGGTTCCGGCGACCGCGTGGAGCTGGCGGACGAGCCGGTGTACGCCGACCGGACCTGGGTGTCGCCGTACGAACGGGACCCCTTCGCCGTACCGGCCGCCGAGCGGACCGCCCTGCTGGCCGACTACAGCGCCCGGCTGCTGGCCGCCGACGGGGTCGCGCACGCCGACGCGTCGCTGGTGGCCATCCACGAGAACAAGTTCTACGCGGACACGGCGGGCACGGTCACCACCCAGCAGCGCGTCCGCGTGCACCCCCAGCTGACGGCGGTGGCCGTGGACCCGGCCGGCGGCGTGGAGACGATGCGCACCCTCGCCCCGCCGACCGCCCGCGGCTGGGAGTACCTGACGGGCACCGGCTGGGACTGGGACGCCGAGCTGGCCGAGCTGCCGGAGCTGCTGGCGGCGAAGGTCCGCGCGCCCAGCGTCAGGCCGGGCGCGTACGACCTGGTCATCGACCCGTCGAACCTCTGGCTGACCATCCACGAGTCGATCGGGCACGCCACCGAGCTGGACCGCGCGCTCGGCTACGAGGCGGCGTACGCGGGCACCTCGTTCGCCGCCCCGGACCGGCTGGGGACGCTGGTCTACGGCTCGCCGCTGATGAACGTCACCGGCGACCGGACGGCCGAGCACGGGCTGGCGAGCGTCGGCTACGACGACGAGGGGGTGGCCGCACAGGAGTGGGACATCGTCAGGGACGGGATCCTGGTCGGCTGGCAGCTCGACCGCCGGATCGCCCGGCTGCACGGCCTCGGCCGGTCCAACGGCTGCTCGTACGCGGACTCGCCGTCGCACATGCCGGTGCAGCGGATGGCCAACGTCTCGCTGCGGCCCGCGCCGGACGGCCCGTCGACCGAGGAGCTGATCGCGGGCGTGGACCGGGGGATCTACGTCGTCGGCAACCGGTCCTGGTCGATCGACCAGCAGCGGTACAACTTCCAGTTCACCGGCCAGCGCTTCTACCGGATCGAGCGTGGGCGGCTCGCGGGGCAGCTGCGGGACGTGGCGTACCAGGCGACCACCACCGACTTCTGGGGCTCGATGACCGCGGTGGGCGGCCCGGAGACCTACGTCCTGGGCGGGGCGTTCAACTGCGGCAAGGCCCAGCCGGGGCAGATCGCGGCGGTGTCGCACGGCTGCCCGTCGGCGCTGTTCCGCGGGGTGAACGTGCTCAATACCGTGCGGGAGGCGGGCCGGTGA